CCTCGTCCTTGCCGTCCTTCACGTCGCGCTTGTTGACGAAGGGCTGGAAGTTGGAGCCGTACTTGATGCCGTAGGGCGGGTCGATGTAGATCATCTGCACCTTGCCGGCCATGCCCTCTTTTTCCAGCAGCGAGTTCATCACCAGCAGGCTGTCACCGGCGATCAGGCGGTTCGACCAGCCGTGGGCGTGCCGGTAGAACTCCACCGCCTGGCGCAGCGGCTCTTTGCGCTCGACCTCGAAGAGCGGCATCTGGACGGACCGGCCGTTGCCGTTCTTCTTGCGCACCGCCTCGATGATGGTGCGCGGATCGATGCGTTCGTGGACGTGGAGCGACACCGTCGGCACCTCGAACGAGGTGTGCTCGGCCTTGCCGGCCCAGACGAGTTGCGGGTCGAGGTGCGGGTCGTAGGCGTAGCGCTTTTTCTTTTGCCCAGCGTCGGGGTCGGTTTCCGGCGTCACCAACCCCACCGGCGGGTTGTTCACCCGCTCTTTATCCCGATGCTCATAGGACTCAATCGGGCGTTTGTTCCCGGTTGACTTTTTGCGTGCCATCCTATTCTCCTTGACTCAAGCATTGGCTGAAGCCACGCATGGTTGGCATTGCCTTCAGGCTCGATGCCAAAAAACCTGCGCTTGTGGTCGCGCGCTCGCGCTCCCGCTTCTCCTTCGGTAGCTCCTCAAAGGTCAAAGCCCAACTCCCTCAGGTTCGTGGCGATGGCTGCATCCAGCCCCGCCGCCTCCAACCACCAGCCACCGGCGCAGGGAACGGATGTCATGCCTGCCCTTCCAGAAGCCGCAAGAGCGCCTCGCAGTACGGTTGGTTGTCTGCAATGCCGCTTCATAACGGCTCCGCTCCTTCACTGAGGATCTTCAGATACGCATCATAGGCAAATACTCGGTCGCGTTTTTTGCCGGTAATCTCCCGAGCGATACCCATCCGAAGGAGTTCCTCCATCGCCTTGGCCGCAGCCGGGAAGGACAACTCAGTACGTCGGCATATCTGACTGAGATTGATTAGCGGCCGCTCTTTCAGTGCGGCAAAGACTTGCAGCACGGTAGCAGCTCGGCGCTTCGCGTTACGAATCACCTGTTCATCTCGTTGAAACAACGCAACCAGCCGCCTTGCGGTTTCGACGGCATTCGCGGCGGTTTGCTCCACACCCTCAAGAAAGAAATCGAGCCAGCTTTCCCAGTCGCCTTCGGTACGCACGGCATCCAACAGGCGATAATATTCGGACCGGCGTTTTTTGAAATATAAACTCAAGTACAACAGCGGTTGCGTCAATAACTGGTCATGATGAAGGACGAACGCGATCAACAACCGGCCCATTCGTCCGTTGCCGTCCAAAAACGGGTGAATCGTTTCAAACTGGACGTGCACCAAAGCGGCCTTGATGAGCGCCGGATAAGGGTTGGCCTCGTCGTGCAGGAAGCGCTCCAATGCTGCCATGCAATCCGACACCTGATCGGGCGGAGGGGGGACAAAATAGGCGTTTCCAGGGCGCGTTCCGCCGATCCAGTTCTGAGAGCGGCGAAATTCACCGGGGGCTTTCTCTTCGCCGCGCCCGCTTTTCAGAAGCAGCGCGTGCATTTCCCGGATCAGACGATTCGAAAGCGGGAAACCCCCACGCAACCGTTCGATGCCATGGTTGAGCGCCGCCACGTAATTGGACACTTCCGCCACATCATCGAGCGGAACCCCGGGCGCTTCCTCCATTTCAAACAACAGCAACTGGTCGAGGGTGGATTGAGTGCCCTCGATTTGGGAGGAAAGGACGGCCTCGCGGCGGACATAGGCATAAAGGAACAACTCAGGGTCACGCAAAAGCAGGGTCACGCTGTCGAGCCGTCCCAACGCGAGGGTGGCGCGTTCCAACAAGCGTTGGCGCTGGTCAGTCATCTCCAGCGGGGGCTCAGGCGGAAGGGGCGCCGGGACAAACGCCCGGATGGTCTCCCCGCCGATGACGCTGGTTTGGTAGTGTCCTGTCAAGCCACGCTTCATGGGGCGTTTTGTTGTTTAACCTTCGTTAAATAGCAGCGCTTGCTATTAAGCGAAATGGCTGTTTTGTTTAATAGCGCGGCGGTTTTAGCCATACCCCAGCTCTTTCAAATTCTTAGCGATCTCTGCATCCAGCCGCACCGCCTCGGCCTGCTGCTCGCGTAGCTGCACAACCAGCCGCTTCATCTTCTCCTCGAACGGTTCGCCGTCGTCCTCCTGGGGCGCAGCGCCCACGTAGCGGCCGGGGGTGAGCACGTGGCCGTGCTTGCGGATGTCGTCGATGGTTACTGATTTACAAAACCCGGGAATATCGTGATAGGTAGGGGCAGGTTCTGAACCTGCCCCTACGGTTTCGCGCCAGGTGGTGTAGTTCGACTCCTGGCCGTAGATCGAGATGTCGGCCTTTGGGCGGGTCACTGACCCGCCCCTACGACCGCCGTTGCCGTTGCCCGTGGCATGGGCGCGGATGAACTCCACTGACTGCACGAACATCCCGGCCGAGCCGCAGCAGGGGTCATAGACGCGGCCGCGAAGAGGAAGATGAGTCCAAGGACGACGTGCTTGTACTCGGCCGCGTCCATCGACCCGCGCAGGGCATCGGCCATCTGCCAGAGCTGGGCCTCGTAACCGACGGTGGCGCCGGTGGCATTCGCAGTGCCCGTGTTGTTCCTTCGCCTGGCCAAGGTTCACCTCATTTGATCCTTCCGGATTTTTTGCCAGGAAGCTCACGGATCCAGGCCTTAAGATTCCTCACATTTTTCCCCGCTCCCATGGCCTTCACGCCTTTTCGGCAATCGCCCGAGTTGCGGATCGTGCCAGAGGCCCTCGAGGTCATAGAATGCACGAAGCGGCTCATAAAATATGTGAACGACCACATCTCCATAGTCCATAAGGACCCAATCCGCCTTCTCCAGGCCCTCGATACCCCGACACCGTATCCCCTCTCCCTCAAGGGCCTCCTCGACCTTTTCGGCGATCCCCCGGACGTGGCGATTCGACCGCCCGTGGGCCACCACGAAATAATCCGTAAAATCCGAACGTCCACGGACGTCTATCACGACCACGTCCTCGCCCTTGTTCTTCTCGATCTCCCGGACGATCCGCGAAGGGAGATCAAACGCATCCCCTGCCTCGAGCGGGATAGATCCCGATTCCGCATTGGTTTGATACAACTTCTTGTCCTCCAGGTAAGAAATGACTGCATCCGGAACCAGAAAGCGGATGGAGCGCCTGCCCCTCACACGCGCCCGAATCCCAGAGGCTGAAACGTCCAGGTTGGTGACAGGCAGGAAATGGATGGAGCCCTGGCCAGGGGCGTCAAAGCGATCTGTACCCGGGACCGGCGCATGCCGGGGGAATTCCCGGGTGACTACCTTGCGCGCCTCCTCCCAGCCGACCTGCCCCCGTCCGATCACCACGAGATCAGAATGGTCCGTCAGGTGCCCAGGGTCCTTCCATGTCCCGATCTCAAGAAATGCATCCAGGCCCAGGATGAAGAAAAAGCCGTCCACGTCCCTGTAGGTACGGCGCAGCTCCTTCAGGGTGTCAACAGAATAGGAAAACCCCTCCCTGGCCTCCTCGATACCGAGGACACGGAAATGCCCTATCCCTGAGATGGCTATTCGGACCATCTCGATCCTGTGCTCGAAGGCCGTGACACCGGTCCCGGATTTGTGTGGAGGACGGGCTGCCGGAATGAACCAGACCGAATCGAGCCCCATGGCCTCCCGAACCTCCTCGGCCGCCCTCAGATGGCCGATATGGATGGGGTCAAAGGTACCTCCCAGGATGCCGACCCGCACCTCAGACCCTTACCTGTCCGTTGCCGTACGCAATGAACTTGGTCGTGGTGAGCTCCTCAAGACCCATGGGTCCATAGGCGTGGAGTTTGGACGTGCTGATCCCTATCTCGGCCCCCAGTCCGAGTTCTCCACCGTCGTTGAACCGGGTGGAGGCGTTTACGAGCACGAGGGAGGCGTCCACCTCGTTTATGAAACGCCTGGCCCTCTCATAATCCCGGGTGACTATGGCCTCGGTGTGGTTAGAGCCGTATCTGGCGATGTAGTCCATGGCCTCGTCCATGTCCCGCACGACCCGGACCACAAGGATGAGCTGGAGAAACTCCGTGCCCCAGTCCTCCTCGCTGGCTGGGACGGCCGATGGGAGGATTCGGCAGGTCCGCTCGCAGCCCCTGAGCTCGACCCCGGCCGCAGAGAATGACTCGTTCATGAGGGGGAGAAATTGCTCGGCCACGGCCTCGTGTACCAGCATCCCCTCCATGGCGTTACAGACACCTGGACGCTGGACCTTGGCATTGAAGCAGATGCTCCGCGCCATCTCGAGGTCCGCCCCCTCATCCACATAAACGTGGCAGACACCCTTGTAGTGCTTGAGCACTGGGATTCGGGAATTTTCGGCCACGAAACGGATGAGGCCCTCCCCGCCCCTGGGGATCACGAGATCGATCTCTCCGTCTCGAGTGAGGAGTTCTGTGACAGCAGACCGCTCAGGAGTGGGGACCACCTGGACTGCATCACCTCTGACCCCATGCGCCGCAAGCGCATCCTGGAGGATCTGCGCCAGGGCGAGGTTAGAGTGGAGCGCGTCTGATCCCCCCCTGAGGATAACGGCGTTTCCAGACTTGAGACACAGGCCAGCGGCATCGATGGTGACGTTGGGTCTCGACTCATAGATCATGAGGATAACGCCAAGCGGGATGCGCACCCTCCCGACAAGAAGTCCGTTGGGCCTTTGCCACATGCGAAGGACCTCTCCCACTGGGTCAGGGAGGGAGGCCACCTCGCGAAGACCGGTGATCATGGCATCGATCACCTTGTCTGAGAGCCTGAGCCGGTCGATGAAGGCCGAAGAAAGTCCCTTTTCCTGTGCTGCATCCAGGTCCTTTCCGTTCGCCTCCTTGAGTGCGTTCCGTTTCGCGTGGATCCTTTCTGCAGCTTCAAGCAGGACCGCGTTCTTGAGCCGGCTTGGAAGACGGGCCACGTCTCTTGCTGCGGCCCGCGCATTCATGGCAATCCGTTCCATCTGTTTCGCCATTTCGTTCATGGTTGAAGCGTTCTCCTTCCTTTATACGAGGACCACGAGATTGTCCCGGTGGATCACCTCTTCTGTCCCCTGATACCCGATCATGTCGCAGATCTCACCGCTCTTACATCCGATGAGTCTCAAAATCTCCCTGGATCCATAGTTCGAGATGCCGATAGCGACATCGTGGCCTTCTGCGTCGCTGCAGACGATGCAGGCCCCGGGCTCGAACTCCCCTTCCACAGCCGTGATCCCCACAGGGAGTAAGCTCTTGCCGTTTTCCACCAAGGCGCGGACCGCGCCATCATCGAGCCGTATCCGGCCTTCCCTGGCCAGCGCCAAGGCGATCCAGGGCTTGCGGCCCGAGATCCTTCGGCGTCCGCTCGGGAAAAAGGTCCCGATCTCCTCTCCGGCAAAGATCCTGTCCAGGACAGAAGGGATGCGTCCGCCTGCAAT
The sequence above is a segment of the Deltaproteobacteria bacterium genome. Coding sequences within it:
- a CDS encoding Fic family protein, which gives rise to MKRGLTGHYQTSVIGGETIRAFVPAPLPPEPPLEMTDQRQRLLERATLALGRLDSVTLLLRDPELFLYAYVRREAVLSSQIEGTQSTLDQLLLFEMEEAPGVPLDDVAEVSNYVAALNHGIERLRGGFPLSNRLIREMHALLLKSGRGEEKAPGEFRRSQNWIGGTRPGNAYFVPPPPDQVSDCMAALERFLHDEANPYPALIKAALVHVQFETIHPFLDGNGRMGRLLIAFVLHHDQLLTQPLLYLSLYFKKRRSEYYRLLDAVRTEGDWESWLDFFLEGVEQTAANAVETARRLVALFQRDEQVIRNAKRRAATVLQVFAALKERPLINLSQICRRTELSFPAAAKAMEELLRMGIAREITGKKRDRVFAYDAYLKILSEGAEPL
- the nadD gene encoding nicotinate-nucleotide adenylyltransferase, translating into MRVGILGGTFDPIHIGHLRAAEEVREAMGLDSVWFIPAARPPHKSGTGVTAFEHRIEMVRIAISGIGHFRVLGIEEAREGFSYSVDTLKELRRTYRDVDGFFFILGLDAFLEIGTWKDPGHLTDHSDLVVIGRGQVGWEEARKVVTREFPRHAPVPGTDRFDAPGQGSIHFLPVTNLDVSASGIRARVRGRRSIRFLVPDAVISYLEDKKLYQTNAESGSIPLEAGDAFDLPSRIVREIEKNKGEDVVVIDVRGRSDFTDYFVVAHGRSNRHVRGIAEKVEEALEGEGIRCRGIEGLEKADWVLMDYGDVVVHIFYEPLRAFYDLEGLWHDPQLGRLPKRREGHGSGEKCEES
- a CDS encoding glutamate-5-semialdehyde dehydrogenase; the encoded protein is MNEMAKQMERIAMNARAAARDVARLPSRLKNAVLLEAAERIHAKRNALKEANGKDLDAAQEKGLSSAFIDRLRLSDKVIDAMITGLREVASLPDPVGEVLRMWQRPNGLLVGRVRIPLGVILMIYESRPNVTIDAAGLCLKSGNAVILRGGSDALHSNLALAQILQDALAAHGVRGDAVQVVPTPERSAVTELLTRDGEIDLVIPRGGEGLIRFVAENSRIPVLKHYKGVCHVYVDEGADLEMARSICFNAKVQRPGVCNAMEGMLVHEAVAEQFLPLMNESFSAAGVELRGCERTCRILPSAVPASEEDWGTEFLQLILVVRVVRDMDEAMDYIARYGSNHTEAIVTRDYERARRFINEVDASLVLVNASTRFNDGGELGLGAEIGISTSKLHAYGPMGLEELTTTKFIAYGNGQVRV